Genomic window (Anaerolineae bacterium):
CCACCCACGGCTCAAACCCCGCGACACATCCTTCCCCACCCACTGGGCGTGGCGGTTCTCGGAGCAAGCCAGGCGTTGCGCCAGGGCCAGCGCCTGCTCCCGCAAGGCGGCGTTGCGCTTGCCGATCTGCCGTAGGCCCAGGAGCCCCCTTCTTCACCATAGGGCGCTCATCGTCGGCCTCTACCTCGATGGCGGCGAAAAAAGGAGAAAACCGCTCATCGGGAGCGGCTTTGTCGCTCACCGCCAACCTGGCCATGAGCACAAACCCCGCCCGATGCTCCGCGCCGGGCGCCGCAGTTGGGGCACACGGACGCCATACACCTTGTGGCCAGTAATACCGTAACAAGCCATCCCCTGAGCCGCCTGTGGGTCGGCCAAGGCCGCCAGTTGGGCCACTACTTCCGCCACCGTGAGCCTGCCCCCATTCCCCCCTTGCCCATCCATCACGCCTCTCTCCGCCCGTCATGGGCTTGTCTCGCCGCTCAGACAAACATCTTCTGGCGTGTAAGCCCGGTTGTTGGTGCCGTACACCTCCGGGCCCAGGGGCTCCAGCACGGCCTCGGCGTGCTCCTGGGCATAGCGGCGGGCGGCTTCGCAGGCCGCGTCCCAACCCGATTGCCGGTAAACCTGCCAGAAGGCCGTCGCCATCTCAAAGTAAGGCACCAGGGCCGGGTCGTCGTCCACTGCCTGGCGCAATTCGGTATAAGTGGCCTGGGCAATGGCTTCCCGCCCAGCGCGCGCATGGAGCACCAGCATCCGAAAACGGGCGTACGCGGCCAACACGGCGTGCAGACGCGCCGGTTCGCCCGCTCCGGGCAGGGCTTTATCGCGCACTTCCTGGCTGGCGATGACCTGGCCGTAAAGCAACAACGCCTGCATCAGGTCACCATGCCGGGCGGCCCGGTCGGCATCGTGCAACAGATGAATCCGCGTCTGCGGCGGCGCCCATTGTGTTTCCATCAAACGCCAGGCATCGCGGACAGGGTCGTAGGCGTAGATTCGAGTGTACGCACGGGCCGGTCCGGTGCCCCCCGGTATGCCTTCGGCATGCACGGCCACATGGTAGCCCTCCTGTCCCCCCTGGGTCTGAAGGTCCACCCAGGGGTCGGCGAATTCCGGGGATCCGGCCAGGAGGTTGGTGAGGCGGCCCGCACGCCACGCTAGCACCTGAAGCCGCTCGGTGCAGGTCACCTCGCCGCACCGCGTCCAGCCGATCACGGCTTCGAGGCGCCCGTCGGCGTCCAGGTCATCCACAGCGTGAACGACCAGCCCGGCGAAGTCGGCATCATCGGCCACCAGGGTTTGCGCCACACAATAGCCATCAGGACCTCCCAACGCCACCAGCAGCACCCCAACGGGGGGGCTGGTTGAAGCGTCGGGGTTCACCAGGACCAGGAGGGCATCTGGCCACCCATCGCCGTTGATCTCGCCGGTGTACACCGCCCGGGGGTAGCCTCCCACCCCCGCCTCCTGCAAACGGGCGTTGAGGTCGTTGGGGGAAAGCCCTGCGTTCAGCGCCGCCACGCCCGCCCCCTGGAGCAGGGCAGCGAAGGTTTGTTGAGCCTCCTGGAAAGGCTGGGGGGCTACCGGTGCACAGGCACGCACCGTGGGGGTGCTTTCGGGCGGCGCCATGGTGGGCAAGAGGACAGAAGGCATGGTCGCCGTCGCCAGCGGGGCCGTGGTCGCTGAGGGCAGGGTCACGGGGATGGACTGGCTCCACAAACCGCAAGCCGCCAGCCCCAGAAACATCCCCAAAACGATCAAACCCTGACGCCATCGAAGTCGCTTACCCATTTTCACCTCAAAAGCATTATACTGGAAATATGAGTTGGGCGTTTGTACTGAGCGAACCGCCGCGGGCTCAGCCGTGGAGCGAGTGGCTCCCACCGGTGGGGCCAGGGGTTGTCGGCGTCTGGCTGCCGCAGGAGATCCCTTCAGGGGCCTGGGTGGTGGATCCCTTCGTAGCAGCGCCCGAAGTGACCGTAGAGATAGTGCACGCCGGCTATCGGGTGCTGGCCATTACGGGGAACCCCGTGCTGGCCTTTCTGTTACGGGCCGCGGCTGTCCCCCCGGCGGAGGAGGATCTGCAGGCCACTTTGGCCACCCTGGCCGCTACGCAAAAAGGCACCCAACGCCTGGAGCCCTACCTGCGCTCTCTGTATACCACCCCCTGCCCCAGCTGTGAAAGCCCGGCCGAAGAACGCAGCGTGCTCTGGGAAAGGAAGGGAAAAGCCGAGCGTCCCCTGAGGGAAGAGGGCTTCTGTGCGCGTTGCGGAGAGCCTTTTTCCGTCGAAAGCCGCGAGGAGGACGCCCAATCCCTGGCCCACTGGCTGCCTCGCGCCGAGATCCACCGCGCACGCCTGGCCGAGCGGGTCGCCCCCCTGGGTTCGCCCCACCGCCAAGCCGTCGAACGCTGGTTGCATGTGCTGCCCCCGCGCAGCCTGGAAGCCCTGACCGCCCTGCTGGGGCGGCGCAGTCACCCCGACCTGGCCGGGCGTGAGGCCCTCCTGGATGCCCTGCTTCTGCTGGCCGTCACGGCGGCCTGGCCCCAGGACGAAAAAGGGGCTCCCTGGCGGCGCTGGACCCTGCCCACCCGCTATCGGGAACGCAACCTCTGGCACGCGCTGGAGGCCGGGCTGTCCCTTTGGGCCGTTCCCCGGCCGGCCGTGCCCCTGGTGAGTTGGCCGCAGCCCCTGCCCGCTCCGGAAGGCATCCTCCTTTTCCGTGGCCGGGTGAGGGACGCGATGGAAGCCCTGCGAGCCTGCATCCCCCGGGCTGTGGTCGCCGTGGTCCCCCCACCCCAACCGGCCTTTTGGGCGCTCTCGGCCCTGACCACGGCCTGGTTGTGGGGCCGAGAGGCCATGGGGCCGCTGGAGGCCATGCTGACCCGCGGCGAGACCGACTGGGGGTGGTACACCGCGGCCCTGAGCGCCGCCTGGCGCCCGCTGGCCCATGCCCTGCCCGAAAACACGCCCTTCTTTGCCTGGCTGCCCCAGGCCACTCCTGAACTGCTCACCGCCGTGATGGTGGCGGCCCATCACAGCGGCTGGGCTGTGGAGGACCTCGCTCCGCAGAGCCATCCACCCGCCACACAGGTGATCCTGCGGCGGGCTGTGCCCGCGCCGAACCACGCCGCCGAAACCCTGCGCCAGGCCCTGCAAAAGCGCAACGCGCCCACGGCGTACCTGACCGCCCTCGCCGCCGCCCTACAAGGCTATCGCCCCACCTCGGACATGAAGCCCAAAGCGGCTTACGCCCAGGCGCGGCATGACCTCAACCTGCTTTTCGCAGAAGGCCCCGCTCGACCGGTCGGCGAAGAAACGCCTCAGCGAACCCTCTGGCTGATAGCGCAACCCACCACTCCATCTCCCTCCCCCCTGGACGATCGGGTGGAAGATACCCTGCTACAACTGCTGGCCGAGCGTACGCTGTGGCCCGAACGGGATTTGCTCAACGCCTTGTACGCTCGCTTTCCCGCCGAACTCACCCCCTCAGGCGATGTGGTGCGCACCATCCTGGAGCACTACGCCCGTGCCGGACCCCAGGGCTGGCAACTCCGCCCCGAAGAACACCCCCAAAACCGCTCCTCCGACCTGGCCGAGATCCGCGGCCTTCTTCGAGCCCTGGGCCGACGCTTCGGATACACCGTGCGCGGCGATCTCCCCCTGGTGTGGGAGCACGAGGGAAAGGAGGTGGCCCGTTTCTACCCCACCTACCTGGCCCGCACCGCACCGCTGCTGCAAAGCCGCCCCCCCGGCGAAGCCTACCTGCTCCTTCCGGGGAGCCGTTCCCCACTCTGGCTGTTCAAAGTGCACCGCGATCCCCGCCTCCAACAGGCGCTCCAGGGGCCGTGGCGGGTGCTCAAGTTTCGCCATCTGCGGCGGCTGGCCCGGGAGGCGCAAACCTGGGAGGACTGGCAGCGCCTCTCGCCGCTGGACCCGCCCGAACATCAGGACGCGCAACTGCCCCTCCTATAAAAAACGCCCTGCCCGTACATACTGACGAGCAGGGCCATGGAAGCCAAAAAGCGCTTCGCCGTTCAGAACAGGCTCAACTGCTTGGGCTGCCCCTGGTCCTTCTCCTCCTCGTCGGGAGGCTGATAATCGGGCACCTCGTGCACCCCGGCCAAGATCTCCGGCAGGCGGGCGAAGTCCTGCTCGACCACGGGCTTGAGCGAGGGCTGGTGCAGGGCCGCTGCCGGGTGGTACATCGGGACGATGGTGAGGCCACGCACCCGCACCGGCCGGCCGTGCACTTCGCTCACCTTGGCGTGGGGCAAAAACTTGGCCATGGAATAGCGCCCTAAGGTGACGATGACCTTGGGGCGAATGGCCGCGATCTGGCGATCCAGGTAACCCGCGCAGGCCGCCACCTCTTCGGGCCTGGGGTCCCGGTTGCCCGGCGGACGGCACTTGACCACATTGGTGATGAACACCTGCTCGCGGGAAAGGCCGTTGCGGCTGAGCAACTCCTCCAGGAACTGACCGGCTGCGCCCACGAAGGGCCGGCCCTGCACATTCTCGTGGAACCCCGGCGCTTCGCCGATGAACATGATCTCGGCGTTGGCCGGACCTTCGCCGGGAACGGCTTTGCGCCGCGAATAGTGCAACTCGCACTTCGTGCAGACGGCCACCTCAGCGGCCACCTGGGCCAGAATCTCCTCAGGGTTCACGCTTCACCTCCCGGGGTAGGGCCTGAATCTCCAGCGTCATGATGAGCGCGTCTTCGTGGTTGTCGTTGTAATAGCCGTAGCGCCGCCCCACAATCTGAAACCCAAACCGACGGTAAAGGTTCTGGGCGCGTCGATTCGAGGCGCGGACCTCCAGCGTCACCGTCTTGAAGTGCCGGGAACGCGCAAACTCCACCGCCGTGGCTAACAGCATCTTACCCACCCCACGCCTGCGATGGTAAGGATGCACGGCCACGGTGGCGATGTGGGCTTCGTCGAGGACCGGCCACAGCACCAACATCCCCACCACCTCGGCCGCGTCTTCCTCACCTACGGTCTCGGCCACCCAAAGCACACTCTGCCCATTGTTCAGTTCGCGGGCGAAGGCGCCCGGCGGCCACGGCAAACGGAACGAGAGCCGGTCGATAGCTTCCACGGCCGGGATGTCCTGGGGACGCATAGGGCGCACGCGATAGCGGCGGGTCTCCATGGGCACCATCTTCCTTCAAGGGTCGGCCCCTCCTCATGCGGGGATAGGCGTGCCCGTGTGGAGGTAAATCGGGGCCAGCGTGGCCGGGTCGTCGCCTGCCCCCCCCTGCCAGCGCCGCCAGGCCAACTCGGCCAGCAAGCCCGGCCGACGCACACACCAGGCCGGAGGCAACACCCGCACCTTCTTCCAGCGGCGGCGCAGACGCGCCTGTTCCTCGGGCTGCAACTCGCCGGCCACCAGCGTCGGCCCTTGAATGGCATGGGCCAACTGCGCGGCGGTGAGCACCTGAGGGCCTCGCTCGTGCACCCAGCCGCCCGCGGTCGGCGTTTCACCCTCTTGCGCCGGGCGGTACCAGTTGACCGCCAGCCGGCCCCGACCGGCCTCTAAGGTGGCTGCCAGCCGAGCCTCGCGCTCCACAGGCACCCCAGCGGCCACCACATCCAGCGTGGATACCCCGACCAGGGGCAGGCGCCGGGTGTAAGCCAGCCCTTTGGCCAGCGCCAGACCGGCCCGCAGCCCGGTGAAGGAGCCCGGCCCCAGAGCCACCCCCAGGGCTTTAACCTCCTCCCAGCCCACCCCCACCTGCTCCAGCAGCAACCGCACCATGGGGGCCAGCGCCCGGGTATGATGATCCCCGGCCCGCCAGAACCACTCGGCCAGGATCCCCCGTTTGGGATCCAGCAAGGCCAAACCCACCTGACGGGTCGAACTGTCCAGCGCCAGCAACATGCTCAGCCTCCGTACAACGCACGACGCAAGAACATGAGCAACTTTTGGGGGCGCTCACCCTGGGCGTGAAAGCGCAGCAGCCGTTGTTCCTCGTCCAGATACTCCAGCGTGACCCATAACCCTTCCCAGGGCAACGCCTCCCGAATGCGATCGGCCCACTCCACCACCAGGGGGCCGGCGCGGAGCAAGGCGTCCAAATCCAGAGCCCAGGCCTCTTCCGGGCCGGTGAGGCGATAGGCATCGAGATGATGCAAGCGGCTCCCATCGGGCCGGCGGTAGATGTTGAGCAGCACAAAGGTCGGGCTGGTCACCGGGTCGGTGGAGCCCCACCCCGCGGCCAGACCGCGCACCAGGGCGGTCTTCCCCGCGCCCAAATCGCCCACCAACGCCACCACATCGCCGGGTTGCAATTGCCCCCCCAGACGCATGCCTACCCGCATGGTCTGCTCCGGCGAGCGGCTGAAAAACTCCAGGGTTTCCGGATCGAGGATTGGCACAAGGGGATTATACCGTATGCCACGCGCGGGGCGACGACGCCGGAGGACAGCCCTCGGGTAAGTTGCATTACAATTAGAGGGGAGGTTTCCCTCCATGGGCGCGCTCCCGTAAAACGCTTCTAGAATAACCGCGTCTCTCCCCTCAAGGAGGCCATCCGTGGACCAACGCTTGGAGCGTCTCAGTGCCATCCTCCGCGAGGCCGGGTTGGATGCCCTGGCCCTCAACCCCGGCCCGACGCTGACCTATCTCACCAGCCTGCATTTCCATCTGATGGAACGCCCCGTGGTGGGGCTGTTCACCGCGCACGGAGAGGCCGGCATGGTGCTCCCGGAACTGGAGCGCGAAAAACTCAGCGGCACGCCGTTCCTGGCCTTCCCCTACGGGGAGGATCCGGCCACCTGGGAGGCGGCCTTTCGCCGCGCTCTGGACGCTTTAGGGCTTGCCACCGCCGCCATTGGGGTGGAACCCACCCGATTGCGCGTGCTGGAATTGCGCTATCTGGAACGAGCCGCCCTTGGGGCCACCTTCCCAGGGGCCGCCGAGGTCATCGCCCAACTGCGGCTGCGAAAGGACGAACACGAGATCGCCGCCATGCGTCAGGCCGTGCGCATCGCCGAGGAAGCCTTTCGCGCAGCCCTGAGCCGTTTTCGGGTGGGCATGACCGAGCAGCAACTGGCTGCCGAACTGGTGGTGCAACTGCTGCGCCACGGC
Coding sequences:
- a CDS encoding aminopeptidase P family protein, which codes for MDQRLERLSAILREAGLDALALNPGPTLTYLTSLHFHLMERPVVGLFTAHGEAGMVLPELEREKLSGTPFLAFPYGEDPATWEAAFRRALDALGLATAAIGVEPTRLRVLELRYLERAALGATFPGAAEVIAQLRLRKDEHEIAAMRQAVRIAEEAFRAALSRFRVGMTEQQLAAELVVQLLRHGSAPDLPFQPIVAAGPNGANPHATPTERPIQPGDLVIVDWGANYGGYFSDLTRTLAVGNIDPELERVAQIVLQANQAGREAVRPGLPAGQVDAAARRVIVEAGYGAHFIHRTGHGLGLEVHEPPFLYAENVQALEAGMTFTVEPGVYLPGRGGVRIEDNVVVTTTGSKTLSTLPRTLWRLPA
- a CDS encoding uracil-DNA glycosylase: MNPEEILAQVAAEVAVCTKCELHYSRRKAVPGEGPANAEIMFIGEAPGFHENVQGRPFVGAAGQFLEELLSRNGLSREQVFITNVVKCRPPGNRDPRPEEVAACAGYLDRQIAAIRPKVIVTLGRYSMAKFLPHAKVSEVHGRPVRVRGLTIVPMYHPAAALHQPSLKPVVEQDFARLPEILAGVHEVPDYQPPDEEEKDQGQPKQLSLF
- the rimI gene encoding ribosomal protein S18-alanine N-acetyltransferase is translated as METRRYRVRPMRPQDIPAVEAIDRLSFRLPWPPGAFARELNNGQSVLWVAETVGEEDAAEVVGMLVLWPVLDEAHIATVAVHPYHRRRGVGKMLLATAVEFARSRHFKTVTLEVRASNRRAQNLYRRFGFQIVGRRYGYYNDNHEDALIMTLEIQALPREVKREP
- a CDS encoding DNA alkylation repair protein, translated to MAEVVAQLAALADPQAAQGMACYGITGHKVYGVRVPQLRRPARSIGRGLCSWPGWR
- the tsaB gene encoding tRNA (adenosine(37)-N6)-threonylcarbamoyltransferase complex dimerization subunit type 1 TsaB, with amino-acid sequence MLLALDSSTRQVGLALLDPKRGILAEWFWRAGDHHTRALAPMVRLLLEQVGVGWEEVKALGVALGPGSFTGLRAGLALAKGLAYTRRLPLVGVSTLDVVAAGVPVEREARLAATLEAGRGRLAVNWYRPAQEGETPTAGGWVHERGPQVLTAAQLAHAIQGPTLVAGELQPEEQARLRRRWKKVRVLPPAWCVRRPGLLAELAWRRWQGGAGDDPATLAPIYLHTGTPIPA
- the tsaE gene encoding tRNA (adenosine(37)-N6)-threonylcarbamoyltransferase complex ATPase subunit type 1 TsaE, whose amino-acid sequence is MEGNLPSNCNATYPRAVLRRRRPARGIRYNPLVPILDPETLEFFSRSPEQTMRVGMRLGGQLQPGDVVALVGDLGAGKTALVRGLAAGWGSTDPVTSPTFVLLNIYRRPDGSRLHHLDAYRLTGPEEAWALDLDALLRAGPLVVEWADRIREALPWEGLWVTLEYLDEEQRLLRFHAQGERPQKLLMFLRRALYGG